CGCAACGGCGCAGAGCTTTGGTCCCGGCAAAGGGACGACGATTAGCCTCTGGCTACCGTCGACCGGCCAGCATGGAGAAAAAGCTTGAGCGAAAAGACACTCATTGTTCTGGTGGAGGACGAAGATCATCTGGCGAAGGGACTCATCTTCAATCTGGAGGCCGAGGGCTTTCGTGTGCACCATGAAGCCGATGGAAGCAGCGCTCTGAACTATCTTCTGGACACGCCCGAAAAGATCGGCGCAGTCCTGCTCGACGTCATGCTGCCGGGCCTGGACGGGTTTGAGATCGTGCGCGCCCTCAGGGATGCCCAGAACTACGTGCCGGTCCTGATGCTGACCGCGCGGAGCCGTCCGGAAGATGTTCTCGAAGGCTTCTCCGCCGGTGCCGACGATTACCTGAACAAGCCATTTCAACTCGCCATTCTGATGGCAAGACTCACCGGGCTTTTGCGCCGCATGCGTTGGCAACAGGCAGTGACCAACGCCCCCGACGAAGAGATTCAGGACATTTACACCTTTGGCACCGGCAAGGTGATTCGTTTCGACGCGTTGGAGCTTGAAGTGAACGGCAAGGTGACCCGGCTGACCCTTATGGAAGCGGAGCTGATGCGTTATCTCGTGGAACGCGAGGGCAAGATCGTCTCCCGTAAAGAGATCCTCGAAGAGGTCTGGCGTGTACGCGAGGATACGGACACGCGGGCGATCGACAACTTTATCGTCCGCCTGCGGCGCTATCTGGAAGACGACCCGGCCCGGCCGACGCATCTGCTCACGGCGCGCGGTGTGGGATACAGATTTGTTGGCAACGCGGATTCCGTGCCTGTCCAGCAGTAGACTGGAAGAGATGGGTGAACTGGCAGGATCCGACATAACAACAGAGCATCTGGCGGGAGCACCGTGCGGATACTGACGCGATATATCCTACGCGAAGTCGTCTCGCACGCCATGCTGGGTGGAGCGCTGTTTACTTTCGTGCTCTTCATGCAGCGCGACCTCGGCCACATTCTGGAACTCGCCGTGCGCGGTTCTGCGACCCCAAATGACGTCGGCCGCATCCTTCTCTATTCGCTTCCAGCCACTCTGACCTTCACCATTCCGATGACGGTTCTCGTGGGAATCCTTCTGGGGCTCGGTCGCCTTTCTGCGGACAGTGAAGTGACGGCCATGCGCGCCAGCGGATTCGGTGTGATGCAGTTCGTGCGCGTCGTCTCGATGTCAACGGTCGTTGCGCTTCTTGTCGGCCTGGTGAACTCGCTCTACATCGCTCCCAAAAGCACGGCGTCTCTCCTCCGTCTGGAAAACGATCTGAAGTCTTCGCAGGCTTCCTTCGAGGTGCAGCCTCGCGTCTTCTATGAAGACTTCAAAAATTACGTGCTCTATGTACAGGACACGCAGCCTTCACAGGGCGCCACGATCTGGAAGCATGTCTTTCTTGCCGACCTGACGCAGCCCGCAACGCCCTACATCACCACCGCGAACCAGGCCGTCGTGGCTGTTGGAAAACAACAAACGCTTCGCCTGCACTTCATGGATGGATCGACGCACCAGATCTCGCCGACCGATCCGAACCAGTACAACATCTCCACCTTCGCCGAAAACGATGTCCCCATGCAGGCGGGCCAGCAGGAAGATATCAAGCTGACGCGGAGCGATGCGCCCATGGCCGCCATGACCGCAGGACAGCTGTGGCAGGCGCAGCCCGGGCCGCAAAGACGGGCCGCGATGATCGAGTTGAACCGTCGCCTGAGCTATCCCATCGCCTGCGTGGTACTGATGCTCGTTGGTGTTCCGTTGGGGCTCTCCTCACGCCGTGGTGGCAAAAGCACAGGATTCGTTCTCACCATCGTCCTGGTGTTCCTCTACTACTTCCTCTCCTCGGTAGGCGTGGCGCTGGCAAAGCAAGGCAAGCTGCATCCTGTCATCGGGGTCTGGGCCGCCAATGTTCTGTTTGGCTTTGCAGGCGTTCTTCTTCTGCGCCAGATGACGATTGGAACCGTGGCCCTGGGACGCATCGCAAGTGTAGGCGTCTGGCTGCAGAGGGTGACGGCGAGCTTCCTGCGGAGCAGAAAAAAGGGAGAAGGCATCAAGCACGCGCTCGAAGGCGCTGCGCACAGAGGACGCAGGCTGTTGCATAGCCGCTTCCCTCTGCTTCTGGATGACTACGTGATGCGCGAGTTTCTTACCAGCCTGGCGCTAGTGCTCTCGTCTTTCCTTGTCCTGAGCGTGGTCTTCAGCTTCTTCGAACTCATTGGCGATATCATTCGCAACCGCACCCCTCTCGTGACCGTGGGCGGATACCTGCTGAACCTCATTCCCTACATGATTTACAGCCTGACGCCACTCTGCGCCTTGATCGCCGTGCTGGTGACGGTGGGCGGCCTGAACCGATCGAGCGAACTTACCGCCATGAAAGCGAGCGGCATGAGCCTCTACCGCATCGTCGCTCCGATCTTCGTTCTGGCAGCGGTGCTTGCGGTGGGACTCTTCGCCTTTGACGACTTATACCTGCCGCAGGCGAATCGCAGGCAGGAGGCCCTGCGCAGCGAGATCAAGGGAAAGCCCGCGCAGACCTTTCTCCGGCCCGACCGTAAATGGATCAGCGGACAGGAAGCCAATGGCTCGCCGACGCGGATCTTTTACTACCAGTTTTTCGACTCCGACAAAGACGTCTTCGCCAATCTGACGGTCTTCGAGTTTCAACCCGGCAGCTTCCTTCTGCAGCGTCGTATCTTTGCCACCAGCGCACGATGGAACCCACAGGTGCAACAGTGGGAGATGGAAAACGGATGGCAGCGCACCTTCAATCACGAGAGCATTGCCACCTACCAGCCCTTTGCAACCAGTACCTTTCCGGAGATCCATGAGCTTCCGGCCTACTTCAAGAAAGAGAGCCGTCCCTCGCAGGAGATGAGCTACGGCGATCTGAGCGCGTATATTCACGACCTGAAACAGAGCGGTTTTGACACCATGCGGCTCCGTGTTCAGTTGAATCACAAGATCGCCTATCCGCTGATGACGCTGGTGATGGCTATTTTCGCCGTGCCCTTCGCCATGATGATGGGCAAACGGGGCTCGCTGGCCGGATACGCCACCGCAATTGGCATGGCGATCGCGTACCAACTCATCGCGAGTGTCTTTGAATCCATGGGCAATGTGAACGCCCTTCCACCGATGCTCGCGGCGTGGAGCGTTGACCTTCTGTTTGCTCTTGGCGGAACGTATCTGCTGCTGCGAACCCCCACCTAATCGCAATACAATAGAGGCAGGAGAGACATTTTGCGCAATCTGAGTGTGATGTTCGTGATGGCAACCTGCATCACTTCCGCGTCCTTTCAAGGACAAACGACAAGTACGCCTGCAACGACCAAGCCAGCAAAAAGCAAAACAACTACGACGAAGACCGGAACCGCTGCCTCCCGTGCGCGCGCCCGCACACACACTACGGTACCGGCGCCGCCGCCGGTAGAAGGATTGGCTGCTGTGGGAGAAATGCCCGCTGTTACAGGTGTACCTCAGACTGCATATGCCCTGAAGTACGTGGAGATCACCATCGGCACCGGAGAACTCGCCCTGCCACACAAGTACTACACCGTTCACTACACCGGTTGGACGACCGATGGGAAGAAGTTCGACTCCTCCCACGATCATCCTGGTGGCGAGCCTTTTGTCTTTGCTGCAGGGGCGAAGCGCGTCATCACCGGTTGGGATACGGGCTTTGAAGGCATGCATGTTGGAGGAAAGCGGCGTCTGCTGGTTCCCTATCAACTGGCCTACGGCGAGTTTGGTCATCCTCCTGTGATCCCTGCAAAAGCGCAGCTGATCTTTGACATCGAATTTCTCGGTCAATCCGATACTCCCTCGGATCAGACCGCACCCCCTGCACCGGCACAGAAGTAGGACTATCGATGCTTGACCGTCTCAAACCGCTGCGTCCTTACCTCAAGCGCTATCGTGCGTCGCTGGCTTGGGGCGGTCTTTCCGTCGTGCTCTACAATTGCTCCAAGATCGTGATGCCGCTGCTGATTGGCCGCGCGATCGACCATATCTCGCGGCATGTGGGCGAACGGGATGTCGCACACGATGCGGTGTGGCTTCTCGTTGTGGCCGTCGCCGCAGCCATCTTCCTTTACCTGACACGGTGGATCATCATCGGCGCTTCGCGCGAGATCGAGTTCGATCTGCGCAACGACCTCTTCGCAAATCTCGAACGCCAACCGCCCGCTTTTTATCATGAACACCGTACGGGCGACATCATGGCCCGCACGACGAACGACTTGAATGCCGTCCGTCAGCTTCTTGGCCCGGCCATCATGTACTCGGCGAACACCGTGGTCTTCACACTCGCTGCGCTGCCGTTCATGATCCGCATGAGCCCGAGGCTCACGATCTTTGCGTTCCTTCCACTTCCCGCGGCGTCGCTGCTCGTGCAGACCATGGGACGTCGCATCCATCGGCGCTTCGAACGCATCCAGGCGATGTTTTCCGACATCTCGGCGCAGGCGCAGGAAAACTTTTCCGGTGCACGGCTCGTTCGCGCCTTCGCTCAGGAAGAAGCCGAGGTCGCCCGCTTCGAGACCGCGAACCAGGAGTACATCCGTCGCTCGCTCATGCTCGTGCGCCTGATGGCGATGCTCTGGCCCACGCTGGAGTTCGTCCTCGGCATCTCGTTGGTGGCGACGCTCTTCTTCGGCGGCCGCGAGGTCGTACAGCATCGCCTGTCCGTAGGCCAATTCACGGCTTACATGGTCTACATGGTGCAGCTTATCTGGCCTATGATCGCCCTCGGATGGGTAGTCAATCTCTTTCAGCGCGGAACCGCATCCGTAGAACGCATTGACCAACTCCTACGGCAGAAGCCCGCCATCTGGGATGAGCCAGCAGTAGAGAACACAGTCCTGCCGGAGATACGGGGCGACATCGAGTTCCGTGGCCTGACCTTCCGTTATGGTGCCGCCGAGATCCTGCGCGATATCGACCTCACGATTCCGGCGGGAACCAGTCTCGCCATCGTTGGGCCTACCGGCTCGGGCAAATCGACGCTCGTAAATCTTGTCCCCCGTCTTCTGGATGCCGAAGCAGGCATGGTCTTGATCGATGGACGCCCCATTCGCGAGTGGTCTCTGGCGCAGTTGCGCGAAGGCATCGGGTTTGTGCCGCAGGAGACGTTTCTCTTCTCCACCAGCATTCGCGACAACATCTCCTTTGGCGTGCGCGAAGCAACACCGGCCCAGGTACGAGAGGCCGCCGTCTCCGCACACATCGCCACAGAGATCGAGGAATTCCCTGCTGGCTTCGATACGCTGGTTGGAGAACGCGGCATCACCCTTTCGGGCGGCCAAAAGCAGCGCACCTCTATCGCCCGCGCACTTCTGCGCAATCCGCGGATTTTGATTCTGGATGATGCCTTGGCCAGCGTGGACACTTACACGGAAGAACGCATCCTTCTGGCTCTGCGCGAACAGATGAAGGGGCGTACCACAATCTTCATCTCGCACCGCGTCTCCACGGCGCAGAGCGCGGACCGCATCGCTGTTCTGGTGGATGGTCGCATCGTGGAAACCGGAACGCACGAAGAGCTGCTCTCCGCGGGAGGATACTACCGTGGGCTTTATCAGAAGCAGCAGTTGGAAGAAGAGATCGCCGTCGTAGCTTAGGCGATACGCGGAAGAACCGGCTCAGTGTAGTCCATGAGCGGATATCCCGCATCGCGCCAGCCTTCGAATCCGCCCTTCAGCGGACGCACACGGTGAATCCCCAGCTTGTGCAGGCGTAGAGCCAACGCCGCCGAGGTCTCCTCCGATGGGCAAGTGCAGTACAGCACAATGTCGCGATCACGCGGCAAAAGCGCGGCCTGTTTCTCCAACTCCTTCGGTCCGATTCGATAGGCGCCCGGTAAGACACGCGGATCGGGCAGATAGTCGAGCGGGTGGCGGAGATCGACGATGACCGGCGGTTCGCCGCCAAGATTTTCCGCAGTCTCGATCATGGACTTCAGCTCATCCGGCCCAAGGCGCAACTCACGCACAGAGAGCAGAAACGACCTCTGGCGGTAGAGCCGGTAGCCGATGATGCTGAGCAGCAAAACAGCGAAGATGACCACGCCATAACGGCCGAGGGCATGAAAGAGCATCGTGCTGCGCTCCGCGAGGCGTCCAAAGAAGCTGCCACCGAAGACAAAAGCTCCGCCCCATAGCGTGGAACCTATCAAGTCCAGCGCAAGAAAACGTGCAAAGGGCATGCCCGCCTGTCCGGCGATGGGCGGTGCGAGAGCAGAAAGTCCGGGAACGAATTTTGCAAAAACCAGCGTAATTGCGCCGCGACGCTCGAAGTAGCCCTCCGTCTTTTTCACGCAGGCGGAAGCTTCCAGCGAAAGACGGCAGACGAGCCGCACGACGCGGCCTCCGTAACGGACACCCGCAAAATACCAGAGCGAATCTGCGATGGCGCAGGCCGCCAGGACCGCGAGCATCACTGGAAACGCGTGGATCTTGTGCGTTGCCGAGAGGGTTCCCGCCGTCAGCAGCATGGGAGCAGAAGGGATGGGGAGGCCCAGCTGCTCGATCAGCACCCAAAGAAACACGATGCCGTAGGCATAGTGGACAAAGAATTGGAGTGCGATTGGCATATATCTGTAGATGATAGCGATTCTTGATCGGGTGCGAAAATCTTTCGGACAAGCAAAAACGCCCGGCTCCGCAAAAGCGGAGCCGGGCGTCAAGCGGTTAATTACTTGATTGCGACGTCGGGATCCACAGAGAACCCTGGGCGCAACAGGTGATCGTTGTTCTGGTTCGGCTCAAGATCGATCCGGACCGGAATACGCTGGACCACCTTCACATAGTTTCCCGTCGCATTTTCCGGGGGAAAGAGCGAAAGACGCGATCCGGTAGCGCCACCGATCTGGGTGACATGGCCTTCGTACTTGCGACCGCCGAGTGCATCCACCTTGATCTCAACCTTCTGGCCGGGCTTCATTTTCTGAAGCTGTGTTTCCTTGAAGTTGGCCGTAATCCAGAGATTGTCGAGCGGGATGATCGTCAGCATGTTCTGCCCTATGCTGATGTTTTGTCCCACGGCGACATTCTTTTTGTTGATGACGCCTGCCGTCGGAGCAGTGATGTGGGTATAGCTGAGGTTCAGGCGGGCCTGATCGACCTTTGCCTGGGCCTGTTGTATGTCAGCCGTTGCGCCCTGTGCCTTCGCCTGCTGCACAGCTACCTGCTTCGGTCCGTTGATATTGGCCTGCGAAGCCTGCGAGCGAGCCTGAGCCAGCTTCGACTGCATCTGACGCACATTCTCCTGCTGCGCGATCACATTCGACTGCGCCTCAAGCAATGCTGCCTGGGTTCCAGCAGCGGTCGCGACAGCCTGGTCGAACTGCTGTTTGGAGATGACGTCCTTCTCGACGAGTGGCGTGTAACGCTCTACGTCCAGCGCAGCCTTGGTGGCATTCGCCTGGGCCTGCGCAACGCGCGCCTGGGCTGCAGCTACCTGCTTCAGGGCCTGTGCAACCCCTGCCTGAGCGGAAGCGACGTCGGATCCTGTTGTGGCCGACTCCGTCTGTGTCTGGGTCGCTGTGATCGGCACGTTTGAGCTTGCCTGCACATAGCTTGCCTTCGCATTCGCCAACTCGGCCTCGGCCTGCTCCAAAGCCACCTGATAGTCGCGGGGGTCGATTTCGGCGATCACATCGCCAGCTTTGACCTCCTGGTTATCCGTGACGTTGACCTTGATGACCTGCCCGCCCACACGTGCGGAAACGGCATAGAGATCGCCGTCCACCTGGGCATCGTCCGTGTTCTCCGTAAAGGTCGACCTCCAGTAAAAGAAGAGGGCGATAAGGACGAGCAACAAAACCACGCCGAAGATGATGAACTTGCGGCGCGCCTTCTTCTCGGGCGTCTCAGGAGGTGGCGGCGGCGCACTGTTTCCGGCCTGTTTATCGTCGGTTGCCGGTTGTTGATTCTGCTGATCGGGCTCTGCCACGGTCATTTTCCTCCCAGATAGGTCTTGTAGCTGCTGTCGGCGATGCCCAACGCACGCGCGAGTGAAAGCTTCGCGATGTTGTGTTGGTACAGCGCGCTAATATATTGGTCGTTTGCCTGCGAAGTCTGAGCCTGTGCCTGCGACACGGCCAGGTTGTCCGAAACGCCCGAGCGGAAGCGGTCCTGCGACTCCAGCAACGCCTCATTCGCAAGGTCGACATTGGACTTCGTCGCCTCGACGAGTTTCGCAGCGGCTTCGATATCCAGGATGGCGTCGCGCACGTCCGCATTCACCTGCTGCGCACGATCGGAAAGCCGTGATTTTGCCTGCTCCTGCGCGGCTTCGGCCACAAGAATATCGCCGCGCGTCTTGGCGATCTGCAGAATGGGCGCGGTAATCTCGCCAGTCGCCGTGTAGGTGCCGTGTGAGTGGCCCACAGTAGCACCGATATCGCCAAAATCACCAGAGAAGTGTGCCTCGGGAAGCTGCTCTGCCCACGCCGCAGTCTTCTGCGAGTTCGCCGACTTCACCTGTTCCGCCGATGCCTTCAGATCTTTACGAGCAGCCAGAGCCTGAGTGTAAGCCGTATTCGGATCCACATGATCCAGAGCTACGTAAGGAACCAGATCCGTCGTACGAAACTCCTGATCGAGCGGCAAACCAATCACGCGAGCCAAAGCCAGTTTGTCTTTCGACAGATTGTTCTGTGCGGAGATCAACTGCTGCTGCTGGTTCTGATAATCCACCTGGGCGCGAAGCACATCGAGCTTTGGACTTGTGCCCGCGTTATGCGCCGCAGTCGCCTGATCCAGAGAGACCTTGGAGCTATTCAACTCGCCCTGCACTGCCTCGATGCGCGACACATCCGCGATGCAGAGGAGATAAGCATTACCCACCGTCAGGACCACTAGACTGCGCGCATCCTCGGCGGTCAGCTTTGCTGCCTGAAAGTTGTGTTTCGAAGCAACGTAACGTTCGATCGAAGGAACGTTGACTAGCGATTGTGAAAGCGATGCGCGAAAATCGAAGACCTGGAACGGGCCAACGATGGGATTGAAACCAGGAAAATTAAGGCCATACGCCGCAAGATTGATCTGCTGCACGGTATAACTTGCGGTTCCTGTCACTGTAGGCAGAAGGGACTGGAGGCTCTGCAACCGTTGACCAGCCG
This genomic stretch from Terriglobus saanensis SP1PR4 harbors:
- the lptF gene encoding LPS export ABC transporter permease LptF, translating into MRILTRYILREVVSHAMLGGALFTFVLFMQRDLGHILELAVRGSATPNDVGRILLYSLPATLTFTIPMTVLVGILLGLGRLSADSEVTAMRASGFGVMQFVRVVSMSTVVALLVGLVNSLYIAPKSTASLLRLENDLKSSQASFEVQPRVFYEDFKNYVLYVQDTQPSQGATIWKHVFLADLTQPATPYITTANQAVVAVGKQQTLRLHFMDGSTHQISPTDPNQYNISTFAENDVPMQAGQQEDIKLTRSDAPMAAMTAGQLWQAQPGPQRRAAMIELNRRLSYPIACVVLMLVGVPLGLSSRRGGKSTGFVLTIVLVFLYYFLSSVGVALAKQGKLHPVIGVWAANVLFGFAGVLLLRQMTIGTVALGRIASVGVWLQRVTASFLRSRKKGEGIKHALEGAAHRGRRLLHSRFPLLLDDYVMREFLTSLALVLSSFLVLSVVFSFFELIGDIIRNRTPLVTVGGYLLNLIPYMIYSLTPLCALIAVLVTVGGLNRSSELTAMKASGMSLYRIVAPIFVLAAVLAVGLFAFDDLYLPQANRRQEALRSEIKGKPAQTFLRPDRKWISGQEANGSPTRIFYYQFFDSDKDVFANLTVFEFQPGSFLLQRRIFATSARWNPQVQQWEMENGWQRTFNHESIATYQPFATSTFPEIHELPAYFKKESRPSQEMSYGDLSAYIHDLKQSGFDTMRLRVQLNHKIAYPLMTLVMAIFAVPFAMMMGKRGSLAGYATAIGMAIAYQLIASVFESMGNVNALPPMLAAWSVDLLFALGGTYLLLRTPT
- a CDS encoding HlyD family secretion protein, which gives rise to MAEPDQQNQQPATDDKQAGNSAPPPPPETPEKKARRKFIIFGVVLLLVLIALFFYWRSTFTENTDDAQVDGDLYAVSARVGGQVIKVNVTDNQEVKAGDVIAEIDPRDYQVALEQAEAELANAKASYVQASSNVPITATQTQTESATTGSDVASAQAGVAQALKQVAAAQARVAQAQANATKAALDVERYTPLVEKDVISKQQFDQAVATAAGTQAALLEAQSNVIAQQENVRQMQSKLAQARSQASQANINGPKQVAVQQAKAQGATADIQQAQAKVDQARLNLSYTHITAPTAGVINKKNVAVGQNISIGQNMLTIIPLDNLWITANFKETQLQKMKPGQKVEIKVDALGGRKYEGHVTQIGGATGSRLSLFPPENATGNYVKVVQRIPVRIDLEPNQNNDHLLRPGFSVDPDVAIK
- a CDS encoding FKBP-type peptidyl-prolyl cis-trans isomerase is translated as MRNLSVMFVMATCITSASFQGQTTSTPATTKPAKSKTTTTKTGTAASRARARTHTTVPAPPPVEGLAAVGEMPAVTGVPQTAYALKYVEITIGTGELALPHKYYTVHYTGWTTDGKKFDSSHDHPGGEPFVFAAGAKRVITGWDTGFEGMHVGGKRRLLVPYQLAYGEFGHPPVIPAKAQLIFDIEFLGQSDTPSDQTAPPAPAQK
- a CDS encoding response regulator transcription factor, coding for MSEKTLIVLVEDEDHLAKGLIFNLEAEGFRVHHEADGSSALNYLLDTPEKIGAVLLDVMLPGLDGFEIVRALRDAQNYVPVLMLTARSRPEDVLEGFSAGADDYLNKPFQLAILMARLTGLLRRMRWQQAVTNAPDEEIQDIYTFGTGKVIRFDALELEVNGKVTRLTLMEAELMRYLVEREGKIVSRKEILEEVWRVREDTDTRAIDNFIVRLRRYLEDDPARPTHLLTARGVGYRFVGNADSVPVQQ
- a CDS encoding ABC transporter ATP-binding protein, giving the protein MLDRLKPLRPYLKRYRASLAWGGLSVVLYNCSKIVMPLLIGRAIDHISRHVGERDVAHDAVWLLVVAVAAAIFLYLTRWIIIGASREIEFDLRNDLFANLERQPPAFYHEHRTGDIMARTTNDLNAVRQLLGPAIMYSANTVVFTLAALPFMIRMSPRLTIFAFLPLPAASLLVQTMGRRIHRRFERIQAMFSDISAQAQENFSGARLVRAFAQEEAEVARFETANQEYIRRSLMLVRLMAMLWPTLEFVLGISLVATLFFGGREVVQHRLSVGQFTAYMVYMVQLIWPMIALGWVVNLFQRGTASVERIDQLLRQKPAIWDEPAVENTVLPEIRGDIEFRGLTFRYGAAEILRDIDLTIPAGTSLAIVGPTGSGKSTLVNLVPRLLDAEAGMVLIDGRPIREWSLAQLREGIGFVPQETFLFSTSIRDNISFGVREATPAQVREAAVSAHIATEIEEFPAGFDTLVGERGITLSGGQKQRTSIARALLRNPRILILDDALASVDTYTEERILLALREQMKGRTTIFISHRVSTAQSADRIAVLVDGRIVETGTHEELLSAGGYYRGLYQKQQLEEEIAVVA
- a CDS encoding VTT domain-containing protein, whose protein sequence is MPIALQFFVHYAYGIVFLWVLIEQLGLPIPSAPMLLTAGTLSATHKIHAFPVMLAVLAACAIADSLWYFAGVRYGGRVVRLVCRLSLEASACVKKTEGYFERRGAITLVFAKFVPGLSALAPPIAGQAGMPFARFLALDLIGSTLWGGAFVFGGSFFGRLAERSTMLFHALGRYGVVIFAVLLLSIIGYRLYRQRSFLLSVRELRLGPDELKSMIETAENLGGEPPVIVDLRHPLDYLPDPRVLPGAYRIGPKELEKQAALLPRDRDIVLYCTCPSEETSAALALRLHKLGIHRVRPLKGGFEGWRDAGYPLMDYTEPVLPRIA
- a CDS encoding TolC family protein yields the protein MAVAQLGGSKGTSSNEATGPATVAAAQQTLSTVNTQSSSTTPQQAGQGDYRGSLIEGKSTGTVLDLSLDDAMARGLRTNLGLILQGTAEKTAAGQRLQSLQSLLPTVTGTASYTVQQINLAAYGLNFPGFNPIVGPFQVFDFRASLSQSLVNVPSIERYVASKHNFQAAKLTAEDARSLVVLTVGNAYLLCIADVSRIEAVQGELNSSKVSLDQATAAHNAGTSPKLDVLRAQVDYQNQQQQLISAQNNLSKDKLALARVIGLPLDQEFRTTDLVPYVALDHVDPNTAYTQALAARKDLKASAEQVKSANSQKTAAWAEQLPEAHFSGDFGDIGATVGHSHGTYTATGEITAPILQIAKTRGDILVAEAAQEQAKSRLSDRAQQVNADVRDAILDIEAAAKLVEATKSNVDLANEALLESQDRFRSGVSDNLAVSQAQAQTSQANDQYISALYQHNIAKLSLARALGIADSSYKTYLGGK